TATGAGACGTGGTGTTCATCTTCCCGTCACATTTTTAGGGGAGAATGAGCCCTATGGCCCTACGGATAACAGGATTAGGCGAGGAGATCGCAGCTGTTACTGGCCTGCCGTGGCAACAGAGTTTGGAAGAGTGGCCAGAGGATCCCGCGCTGGCAGAAAAGCGCGGTATTTCACGCCACGTGGTCCGCTTAGTTCGAGCGACCACTGATGCAGATGCACCGGTCTATGCCGTCAAAGAAACAGTGTCAGAGTTCGCCAACCGCGAATACAAGGTCTTGCGCGAACTCACATCCCTGAATGCACCCTGCGTTGAGCAGATTGCAGTTGTTGAAGGTAGAACAAATTCTGCCGGGGAGGAACTTCCCTGCGCGATAGTCACTCGTTTCTTGCCATATTCATTGCCATATCGAGTTCTGCTCTCTGGCTCAGTCACTGCCCATGACATAAATACAATGGCAAATGCTCTTGCACTTCTTCTTGTTCGTTTACACCTTTTAGGTTTTTGGTGGGGCGATTGCTCACTATCGAATACTTTATTTCGCCGAGATGCTGAAGGCTTTGCTGCCTATCTGGTAGATGCTGAAACGGGAGAGTTTCAAAAAACACTTAGTGATGGTCAGAGAGAACATGATTTAGATATTGCAATGTTTAACGTTGCGGCTGAGTTAGAAGACTTGCGTTTATCTGGAGTTCTATATCCAGGTATGGATCCAGTGCGTGCGGCCGAAGCTGTCATTCGTCGCTACCGCAGAATTTGGTCTGCCCTTAAAGAGCGACAGCTACTTGACCCTAAAGATCGACATGCAGTGGAGCGCGCTATGCGACAGTTACATGATTTAGGTTTTGCTGTGGAAGAAGTATCAATCACCATCGATGGTGACACACAGCTTCTATCTTTCCAGCCTCGTTTAGTTGCAGCTGGTTATCACACACAACGTTTGCGTGAGTTAATGGGAATTGAAACTGAAGAGCTACAAGCCAAACGCTTACTTGCATCTTTTGATCGCTATCGTGCCCGTCACGAAAACACGGCTATGACAGTAACTGAGATGGCTAAGGTGTGGTTTCTAGAAGTCTTTGAGCCAACCATCAACCGAATTCCTGAGCAGATGCGTGGTCGCGTTGAGCGGGCTCAGATGTTCCATGAAATCCTTGAAAACCGCTGGTATTTAAGTGAACAAAAGGGCACTGATGTGGGTTTGGAGTTCGCTGCCGATAACTACGTTGAAGAGATTTTGCCCCATCGGCGTGATTCTGGCGTTGACCTCATCGCCCAGTAGGATTACAACGTGAGCAACCCACCTAATTTTGCACAAGCAGTTGATCTGAGCTCATTAGGTAAACCAAAGAGCGCCCCAGCAGGACCGACTCCAGGAGTTGAAGTTACTGCTGCAAACTTAACATCAGAGTTTTTACCTCTATCAAAAACACGTCCAGTCATTTTGTTCTGCTGGTCACCGCGCAGCCCTGAATCAGTTGAAATGTTGAATGTGATGGGTCTGCTAGAAACTAGTTACAAGGGTGCTTGGAGTTTGGGACGAGTTGATATCGATGCGCAGCCTCAAGTCGCACAGGCTCTGCAAACTCAGAAGATTCCTTATGCAGTTGCACTCATTAATGAACAGATTGTTCCTTTATTTGAACAGGCATATCCAGAGGCACAGATTCGTTTGGTTCTAGATAAGGTTTTAACTTTAGCTTCCGAACAAGGTGTTGGTGATGCACCAGTTGAAATCATCGAACCCGAAGAGGAGGAGGCAGTTACAGCTCTTGAAGCTGGTGACTTTGCTACTGCAGAGGTTGCCTATAAGAAACTACTAGCTAGAAAGCCAGCAGATTCTTTTGCAAAGCTAGGTCTGGCGCAAACTCAATTGCTGATTCGTACGGACGGTTTGGTATTGGATGCAGTAATCAAAGAAGCCACAGATAATCCCACGGATTTGTCCTTGCAGTTAAAGGCAGCTGATATGGAGATAGTAAATGGTGGAGTTGAAGCAGCCTTCACTCGTCTCTTGCATGCAGTCAAAGAAAGTGCGGGGGATGATCGCAATAAAGCCAAAGATCATCTACTTTCACTCTTTGCCTTAGTTGATCCAGCAGATCCACGCTTAACTGCAGCTCGCAGCGCGCTAGCGAACGCCCTCTTCTAATATGCGCACAGTTACCCCTAAAAAAGAGCTTAATTACCTAAGAATTCTCTTCTTCACATTTGGTCTTGGAATCATGTCCTGGATTCCACGCTTTCCAGAAGTTAAAGAGGCGTTAAAGCTAACTAATGGTGGCTTTGGTTCATTGATCAGTACTGGCGCTTTAGGTTCACTTATCTCACTACTGACTGTGGGATACGTAGTTCACAAGATTGGTGTTAAGAGAGTCCTATATGTCGCCTCATTCTTCCTTATGGCAACATTGATAATTCTTACCACTGTTGATTCATCTCTGATATTTTTCTTTGCAAATATCGCATTTGGTGCTGCAATATCTGCTTTTCATATCTCAATCAATGCTCAAGGCTTTAACTACCAAGATCGCACAGGAAAATTTATTATTACTCAGATGAGCGGAGTATGGGGCGCTGGTGCATTACTCACAGCTTTGATATCAGGATTTCTCGTTGACCGAGTCTCACTGCATCTTCACGTGGGAGTTTTAACTGTAGTTATATTCCTCATTCAAACCGTAGTGATCAAATCTCTTGCACCAGAGCTCCTAAAGGCTAATCAAGATATAGATGTTGATTACAAAATCAAAGAACTGTTTTCAGGCTTCTCTTTTGATCGAATGGTTTCATTTGGCCTCATCTGTGCGATTTTTCTAGAGTTCGCGCTTGGTGACTGGGCTGCTATTTACACCAAGGAAGAAATTGGAATTAAGAGTGGCTTCAACACGCTGCCATATATTCTCTTCACAGTGTGGATGATTTTTGGAAGATTCACCGTTCACTACTTAGTGCCACGATTTTCATTAGAGCGTTTAGCAGTCCATGCATCGCTGTTGGCTGGCTCTTCTTTCCTTGGGAGTGTCTTTTTAGCAAGATCGGTCTTTGCTAATAATCAAGATATGGCGTTTCTAGTTATTTGCATCGGCTTCTCACTTGCTGGTCTTGGAAGTTCATTCCTTGGACCGACGTTTATGGCTGCGGCAAATACCCGCTCAAAGCACCCTGCTAGCGTGGTTATTGGCCATATCGGCGTCGCAAATATTGTTTTGGCTTTCATTTTGAAGTGGATTGTTGCTTGGACTGCTCAAGCTACTTCGCTAACAATCGGCTTAATCATTCCAGCGGTTCTTTTGCTAACAGTTCCTTTTTTCGCAAAAGCACTTAAGAGCGTTTAAACCAAATAGTTGCAAGCGGTGGAATTCGCACCTGTGCAACTAGTTGCGCCCCATCATTGACTGCCACAGGTTCATTTGTAATTCCGCTGCCGCCATATGCTAAATCATCAGTGTTGAGAACTTCGGTCCATGTTCCAGTAGTTGGAAATGGCAAGGAGTAGTTCTCGTGTGGCATAGGGGAGAAGTTTGTGATTGCAACTAAGGGAGTTCCTTGATCATCCCAACGAGCAAAAGCAACGACGTTTGCCGCGCCGTCATTTCCAACGAGCCACGTGAAGCCTTCAGGAGATGTGTCTTTTTCCCAAAGTGATGGAAGCTTTTTATAGAGAGCGTTTATTTCAGCAACACACTTTTGAACACCTTGGTGTTCTCCGTACTCAGTTAAATACCATTGCAGTCCGGCGCTTTCATTCCACTCATCATTTTGGGCAAATTCACTGCCCATAAACAAGAGCTTCTTACCTGGATGCGCCCACATAAATCCATACAGAGCACGCAGTGTTGCAGTCTTTTGCCAGCGATCTCCAGGGAACTTGTTTACTAACTGGCCTTTGCCATGGACTACTTCATCATGGGAGAGCGGCAGCATGAAGTTCTCACTCCAGGCATAGAGAATTGAGAAAGTTACTTCATTGTGGTGATAAACGCGGTGAATAGGATCATGTTGTAGATACTGCAAAACATCATGCATCCAACCCATGTTCCACTTAAAGCCAAAGCCTAGACCGCCAGATGAAGTGTCACGAGTGACGCCAGACCATGCAGTTGATTCCTCGGCAATCATCATGATGCCTGGGTGGGTTTTATAGGCAGTGGAAGTAGCTTCTTGGAGCAGTTGAACTGCCTCTAAATTCTCACGGCCACCATTGATGTTTGGCACCCATTCGCCTTCTTTGCGTGAGTAATCCAAATAAAGCATGGAAGCAACAGCATCAACACGTAATCCATCAATGTGATACTCGGTTAACCAATAGAGCGCACTTGCAACTAAAAAGTTACGGACTTCATTTCGCCCAAAGTTAAAAATAAGCGTGCCCCAGTCAGGGTGTTCACCTAAACGTGGATCTGCATGCTCATAAAGGGCAGTGCCATCAAATTTAGCCAGAGCCCATTCATCTTTTGGAAAGTGTGCAGGAACCCAATCGAGAATGACTCCAATGCCAGCAGCATGCAATGCATCTACTAAGAATTTGAAATCATCAGGAGAACCAAAGCGAGAGGTTGGTGCAAAAAATGAGGTTACTTGGTATCCCCAAGATGGACCATACGGGTGTTCTGTGACAGGCAAGAACTCAACATGAGTAAAGCCTTGAGCGCGCACATAGTCAACTAATTCGATTGCAAGTTCGCGATATGAAAGACCTAACTTCCATGACCCTAAGTGCACTTCATAGACTGAAACAGGGGAGCGCCAGGATTCAAACTTTGTGCGCTTTGTTATCCAATCTGAATCACTCCATACATAGGTAGATTCTTCAACAACCGATGCAGTCAGTGGAGGAATTTCTGTAGCGCGCGACATTGAATCGGCGTGATCTACCCAGCGTCCATCGATGCCACAAATTGCAAACTTATATCTAGTTCCAACTCCGATATCTGGAATAAAGATTTCCCAGATGCCAGAGGAACCAATACGGACCATGTGGTGTGTGTTTTTATCCCAGAAATTATGATCACCAATGAGTGAAACTGCTTGTGCATTAGGTGCCCATACTGAAAAAGCAGTGCCTAGAAGCTCATTTGAATCATCTCGGCGGACATGTGCTCCTAATGCTTTCCACAGCTGCTCATGGCGGCCTTCAGCGATGAGATACAGATCAAGCTCACCTAAAGTTGAATGTGGATTAAGAAAGGATGCAGGCTGAATAAGGTGGGTCGAATCTCTCTTAGTAAATCTGGAAAAGATTCCCATTTCTTAAAGCTTCACTTGGCATATGTGGGCAACTTTGCCGACGGGGCGTGTGGGATCGAGTTGAATGAATTGGTGCTCAGACCAATCAAAGCTCTTGCCATCAAGGAGATCTTTCACCGCAAATGTGCCTTCAAGACCTAGCGCGTTCATATCCCAATGAACGATGGTGCCCTGAGCAAAGGAAGGATCCAGGTTTACGACAACCAAAACAAGATTCTTACCTTCGCGCTTTGAGTAAGCAATGATGGCTTCAGATTCAGTGTTGTGAAAAACTAAGTTACGCAGTTGGTGCAGAGCTGGATTAGCTTTACGGATTGCATTGAGTTGAGTGATAAATGGTGCCAGAGTTAGACCCTTCTTAGTTGCACCATCCCAATCGCGGACTTTGATTTCATACTTCTCTGAATCTAAATACTCTTCGCCACCTTCTTTAAATGGTCGGTGTTCGTAAATTTCATACCCTGCATACATTCCCCACGAAGGCGTGAGAGTTGAAGCTAGAACAGCGCGCAGTGCAAACATTGCTGGATTGCCACTTTGTAAATGAAAAGGATTGATATCTGGAGTGTTGACCCAAAAATTAGGACGAAAGAATGCAGAAGTTTGTTGGGCAACTTCACGGCCGTATTCAGTGAGCTCTGACTTGCTGGTGCGCCAGGTGAAATATGTGTAGGACTGGTGAAAGCCTGCTTTACCAAGTGCATGCATCATTGCTGGCGCAGTAAAAGCTTCAGCTAAAAAGATTACTTCTGGGCTTTCTCTGCGCACGATATCGAGCAAGTCCTGCCAGAAGTGGACTGGCTTAGTGTGTGGATTATCAACACGGAAGATCTTTACACCCTTTGAAACCCACAAGCGGATGATGCGTAGAACTTCATCCCTAACGCCTTCATAGTCATCATCAAAGTTAATGGGGTAGATATCTTGATACTTCTTGGGTGGATTTTCAGCATAAGCAATAGTTCCATCGGCACGCTTGTTAAACCATTGAGGATTACTTTTCACCCACGGATGATCTGGCGAAGTTTGAAGTGCTAGATCTAATGCAATCTCTAAGCCAGCCTTCTTTGCAGCTGCAACAAAGTTTTCGAAATCTTTCATCGTTCCAAGCTCTGGATTAATCGCATCATGGCCACCATCTGAATTACCGATAGCCCATGGCACACCAGGATCATTAGGACCAGCAGTTAAAGAGTTATTAGGTCCCTTGCGATGGGCAACACCGATGGGATGGATAGGGGGAAGATATAAAACATCAAAGCCCATGGATGCAACTGCAGGCAATCTCTTTGTTGCACTTACAAATGTTCCAGAAGTAATTGTTCCATCAGCGTTTTTCACTGCGCCTTCACTGCGTGGAAAGAACTCATACCAAGCACCAGAAAGCGCGCGCTCACGATCAGCACGGATTGGGTATTTTTCAGTTGATCCATAGACCGTGCGATATTGGGATGTGCTATCTGCCTCAACGACGAAAAAGTAATCACCTTGCGCAGGGATAGTAATTGAACCTTCATAACGATTAGTTCCAGGCCAGGTTTCTTTCATATCTGCGCGAGATACCACTTTGCCTTTTGAATCATGCAAAGCAACTTGGGCACCTAGCTTTTCATGGCCCTCAATAACAGCTGTCGCACTGACTTGAATAGTCTCGCCAGCTGCTGCTTTAACAGGTAGAAATTCTCCTCCGAAGTAAACAGCGGGGGAGATATCGCTTATTGCAATTCTTGAGATCAACCTGAACCTTCGGTATTGCCAGCATCTGCAGCTGAGACATCATGGATACGATACTTTTCCATCGCCTTGGTGACAATGCTTGCTTTGATATCACCTTGATTACTTAATTGCTGCAACACAGCCACTGCGATTGATTCTGCATCAACTTTAAAGTGACGGCGCAAAGCACCACGTGTGTCTGATAATCCAAAGCCATCAGTTCCAAGTGAGTAGAAAGGTGCATCAACCCATGGTGCAACTTGATCTTGCACAGAGCGCATGTAATCACTCACCGCAATAACTGGACCCTTGTGACCAGCTAGCTTCTGTGAAATATATGCACGCTTCTTATCATTTGGATTAAGAAGATTATGGCGATCTGTTTCAAGACCATCACGGCGAAGTTCATTCCATGAAGTTACAGACCAGACAGATGCTTTAACGCCCCAGTCATCGGCAAGTAGTTGCTGGGCCTTGAGCGCCCAGTTCACACCAACACCTGATGCCAAGATCTGCGCTGATTTCTTGCGTGATTTAGCTGCAGGAGAGTAAAGATAAATACCTTTAAGCAGGCCTTCGACATCTAGGTTTTCAGGCTCAGCTGGGTGAACATATGGCTCGTTATAAACAGTGACGTAGTAATAAACGTTTTCACTGTTCTCACCATACATACGGCGCAAACCATCTTTAACAATATGTCCAAGTTCAAAAGCAAAGGCTGGGTCATAAGAAACCACAGCTGGGTTAGTTGAAGCAAGAAGGTGTGAATGACCATCTTCATGCTGCAAACCTTCTCCGTTAAGTGTGGTGCGACCAGCAGTTGCACCAATTACAAAGCCACGTACTAATTGATCAGCTGCAGCCCAGAAAGCATCTCCTGTGCGCTGGAAACCAAACATTGAGTAGAAGATGTAGATAGGAATCATTGGTTCATCGTGTGTGGAATAAGAAGAGCCCACTGCAGTAAAGGATGCAACAGAACCAGCTTCGTTAATTCCTTCGTGAAGGATCACACCGGTAGTTGATTCCTTGTATGACAACATCAATTCACGGTCAACGGCTGCATATTGCTGGCCATTAGGTGAGTAAATCTTTAACGTTGGGAACAATGAGTCCATACCAAATGTGCGAGCCTCATCCGGAATGATTGGAACAATACGTGCACCAAGTCCTGGATCTTTCACTAAATCTTTGAGCATGCGAACAAATGCCATCGTTGTTGCAATTTCTTGATGACCAGAACCGCGCTTGACTGACTCATAGACAGAATCATCAGGCTGAGTCAGTGGACGTGAAATTGCTCGGCGGCGAGGGATAGATCCACCAAGGGCTGCGCGACGCTCAGCTAGATACAAAGCTTCAGGTGAATCTGGTGCTGGCTTTAAGTACGGAGGTAAGTACTTATCTAACTTCTCATCTGGAATATCTAGATACAAGGTGTCACGGAAGCGCTTAATATCTTCAAGTGACATCTTTTTCATCTGGTGCGTGGAGTTACGACCTTCAAAGCTTGATCCAAGAGTCCAGCCCTTAATTGTCTTAGCCAAAATAACTGTTGGGCGACCATTGTCTTGAGTTGCTGCGGTGTATGCAGCAAATAACTTCTTATAGTCATGTCCACCACGCTTTAAGCCCCAGATTTTTTCATCAGACCAATCTGCAACCATTGCTGCAGTGCGAGGATCGCGACCAAAGAAGTTCTCACGAACATAGGCACCAGATTCAGCTTTAAAGGTCTGGTAATCGCCATCGAGAGTCTTATTCATCAAGTTAACAAGTGCGCCTTCGCGATCTTGTGCCAAGAGTGGATCCCACTCGCGGCCCCAAACAACCTTAATAACATTCCAACCAGCCCCACCGAAGATTGATTCAAGCTCTTGAATGATTTTGCCATTTCCACGAACCGGACCATCAAGGCGTTGCAAATTACAGTTCACAACAAAAGTTAAGTTGTCGAGTTTTTCACGTGTTGCTAAACCAATCGCACCTAAAGTGTCGACTTCATCTACTTCACCATCTCCAAGGAATGCCCAGACGCGTTGATCACTTGTGTCTTTGATTCCACGGTTGTGGAGATAACGATTAAAGCGTGCTTGATAAATAGCGTTGATTGGTCCGATACCCATTGACACTGTTGGGAACTGCCAAAAATCTGGCATCAAACGTGGGTGAGGATAAGAAGAAAGTCCACCAGCTGGATGTGAGAGTTCTTGGCGGAATCCATCTAACTGATCTTCAGTTAAACGACCTTCAAGATATGCACGTGCATACATTCCAGGACTTGCATGTCCTTGGAAAAAGATTTGATCTCCGCCACCTGGGTGATCTTGTCCGCGGAAGAAGTGGTTAAAACCAACTTCATAGAGCGCAGCAGAAGATGCATAGGTTGAGATGTGTCCACCAACGCCAACTCCTGGACGCTGTGCACGGTGCACCATCATCGCTGCATTCCAACGATTCATCGCACGGATATTGCGCTCGATACCTTCATCACCAGGAAAAGCTGGTTCATTTTCAGGTGAAATTGTGTTCATGTAGTCAGTAGTGCGAAGGTCAGAGACACCTATTTTTTTCTCATGAGCACGCTTTAAAAGACTCAACATTAAATAGCGAGCGCGTACTGGACCTGCATTTGCTAGAGCGGCATCAAAGGATGCATGCCATTCGGCCGTCTCTGAAGGGTCGGTATCAACCAACTGGTCGATAATCTGATCGGGCGCCTCAAAGGTTTCGCTCATGGTGCCTATTCTTGCGTGAACTGACCAGTAAGTCGAAATGGACCAGCCATATCTCTTGTGCAAGGGGCATTCATTGTGTGGAATTAGCCTGTGCCAGCGCGTATGGGGTTCAAGGAGGGTGACCTAGTTCTAGAGGTCGGCCGTTCTGCTGGCTGCGATGAAAGCCTGAGAAAACAAGTCAGCGCAATTACTAAAACAGAGTTCGTAGATAGTGATGCACAAGAAGTCGTAGATGGCGTAATTATCTGGTGGCGCGATGGTGATGGCGATCTAGTTGATGAATTAATGGACGCACTTACTTATTTAAGTGAAACGGGACCTATCTGGGTATTAACTCCCAAAGTCGGCCGTGATGGCCATGTTGAGCCAAGTGATATTCAAGATGCAGCGCCAACGGCAGGCTTAAGTCAGACATCATCTTTTTCAATTGCAGCTGATTGGAGTGCTACTCGTCTGGTGGCACGTAAAGCGGGTAAACGGTAGATTTGCCGCTATGACTCTAACAATTGGCCAAGCCGCTCCAGATTTTGAAGTTCTCAATCAACATGGTGAGATGATTTCACTTTCATCTTTCAAGGGTGAGAAGAATGTAGTTCTGCTTTTCTATCCCTTTGCATTCTCAGGAATCTGCACCGGTGAGCTCTGTGCACTGCGTGATGATCTAGCAGCATTCCAAAACGATAACGTGCAACTGCTAGCAATCTCATGTGATCCTATGTATGCACAGCGTGCATTTGCTGAAGCTGAAGGATATAAATTCCCAGTGCTTGCAGATTTCTGGCCACATGGCGCAGTTGCTAAGGCATACGGAGTATTTGAAGAATCACGTGGTTGCTCAACTCGTGGCACATTCGTCATTGATAAAGCTGGCATCTTGCGCTGGCAGGTAGTCAATGGTCTTGGCGATGCTCGCAATATCGCTGATTACAAGGCGGCAATTGCTGCGCTCTAAGCGCGGGATTTAGCGATTTAACTAGGGTGAAGTAAGATTCACCAGTACTCATAGCAGTACAAAGGGTGCTTAGCTCAGTGGTAGAGCGTCTCGTTTACACCGAGAATGTCGGGGGTTCGAAACCCTCAGCGCCCACCAGATATTTACGAAGGGGTTGATTGCAGCAAATGAAAGCCAGCCCAAGTGATCAACGTCAGATTATTGATGTGGCAGCTTTTGACCAGAAAACCACTGCGCTCAACCACACCGCTTCAACTCTTCCTGAAATTGCAGAGCTAGTAACAACCACTACAAAATCTCATAATGCCCGCGATCTTCGCATTGGCGCTGAGACTGAACTCAATGATGTTAAACGTGAACTCTTGCGCGCAGAAGCAGATGTTGAACAGATAGTTACGCGCATTACCCGTGATGAAGCCCGACTATCTGGGGGATCAGCATCACCCAAGGAGCTTGAACAACTTCAACATGAAGTGGGGACCCTTAACGCACGCCGTGCTGAACTTGAAGAAGTAGAGCTAGAGATCATGATGCGCGTGGATGAAATCAAAGCTCGCATCACAGATCTGCAAAACCAAGAAGCTGATTTCACCGCGCAGATCAATGAT
This DNA window, taken from Candidatus Planktophila vernalis, encodes the following:
- a CDS encoding zinc ribbon domain-containing protein; this translates as MKASPSDQRQIIDVAAFDQKTTALNHTASTLPEIAELVTTTTKSHNARDLRIGAETELNDVKRELLRAEADVEQIVTRITRDEARLSGGSASPKELEQLQHEVGTLNARRAELEEVELEIMMRVDEIKARITDLQNQEADFTAQINDLNIRKENALAKINGELESIAKERSETLASVSSEFVALYEKIRASNNGTGAAALVAGACTGCHLSINTVELKRIAELADDEVVRCEECRCILVRGA
- a CDS encoding MFS transporter, which produces MRTVTPKKELNYLRILFFTFGLGIMSWIPRFPEVKEALKLTNGGFGSLISTGALGSLISLLTVGYVVHKIGVKRVLYVASFFLMATLIILTTVDSSLIFFFANIAFGAAISAFHISINAQGFNYQDRTGKFIITQMSGVWGAGALLTALISGFLVDRVSLHLHVGVLTVVIFLIQTVVIKSLAPELLKANQDIDVDYKIKELFSGFSFDRMVSFGLICAIFLEFALGDWAAIYTKEEIGIKSGFNTLPYILFTVWMIFGRFTVHYLVPRFSLERLAVHASLLAGSSFLGSVFLARSVFANNQDMAFLVICIGFSLAGLGSSFLGPTFMAAANTRSKHPASVVIGHIGVANIVLAFILKWIVAWTAQATSLTIGLIIPAVLLLTVPFFAKALKSV
- the aceE gene encoding pyruvate dehydrogenase (acetyl-transferring), homodimeric type; this translates as MSETFEAPDQIIDQLVDTDPSETAEWHASFDAALANAGPVRARYLMLSLLKRAHEKKIGVSDLRTTDYMNTISPENEPAFPGDEGIERNIRAMNRWNAAMMVHRAQRPGVGVGGHISTYASSAALYEVGFNHFFRGQDHPGGGDQIFFQGHASPGMYARAYLEGRLTEDQLDGFRQELSHPAGGLSSYPHPRLMPDFWQFPTVSMGIGPINAIYQARFNRYLHNRGIKDTSDQRVWAFLGDGEVDEVDTLGAIGLATREKLDNLTFVVNCNLQRLDGPVRGNGKIIQELESIFGGAGWNVIKVVWGREWDPLLAQDREGALVNLMNKTLDGDYQTFKAESGAYVRENFFGRDPRTAAMVADWSDEKIWGLKRGGHDYKKLFAAYTAATQDNGRPTVILAKTIKGWTLGSSFEGRNSTHQMKKMSLEDIKRFRDTLYLDIPDEKLDKYLPPYLKPAPDSPEALYLAERRAALGGSIPRRRAISRPLTQPDDSVYESVKRGSGHQEIATTMAFVRMLKDLVKDPGLGARIVPIIPDEARTFGMDSLFPTLKIYSPNGQQYAAVDRELMLSYKESTTGVILHEGINEAGSVASFTAVGSSYSTHDEPMIPIYIFYSMFGFQRTGDAFWAAADQLVRGFVIGATAGRTTLNGEGLQHEDGHSHLLASTNPAVVSYDPAFAFELGHIVKDGLRRMYGENSENVYYYVTVYNEPYVHPAEPENLDVEGLLKGIYLYSPAAKSRKKSAQILASGVGVNWALKAQQLLADDWGVKASVWSVTSWNELRRDGLETDRHNLLNPNDKKRAYISQKLAGHKGPVIAVSDYMRSVQDQVAPWVDAPFYSLGTDGFGLSDTRGALRRHFKVDAESIAVAVLQQLSNQGDIKASIVTKAMEKYRIHDVSAADAGNTEGSG
- the glgB gene encoding 1,4-alpha-glucan branching protein GlgB: MGIFSRFTKRDSTHLIQPASFLNPHSTLGELDLYLIAEGRHEQLWKALGAHVRRDDSNELLGTAFSVWAPNAQAVSLIGDHNFWDKNTHHMVRIGSSGIWEIFIPDIGVGTRYKFAICGIDGRWVDHADSMSRATEIPPLTASVVEESTYVWSDSDWITKRTKFESWRSPVSVYEVHLGSWKLGLSYRELAIELVDYVRAQGFTHVEFLPVTEHPYGPSWGYQVTSFFAPTSRFGSPDDFKFLVDALHAAGIGVILDWVPAHFPKDEWALAKFDGTALYEHADPRLGEHPDWGTLIFNFGRNEVRNFLVASALYWLTEYHIDGLRVDAVASMLYLDYSRKEGEWVPNINGGRENLEAVQLLQEATSTAYKTHPGIMMIAEESTAWSGVTRDTSSGGLGFGFKWNMGWMHDVLQYLQHDPIHRVYHHNEVTFSILYAWSENFMLPLSHDEVVHGKGQLVNKFPGDRWQKTATLRALYGFMWAHPGKKLLFMGSEFAQNDEWNESAGLQWYLTEYGEHQGVQKCVAEINALYKKLPSLWEKDTSPEGFTWLVGNDGAANVVAFARWDDQGTPLVAITNFSPMPHENYSLPFPTTGTWTEVLNTDDLAYGGSGITNEPVAVNDGAQLVAQVRIPPLATIWFKRS
- a CDS encoding DUF3052 domain-containing protein, whose translation is MGFKEGDLVLEVGRSAGCDESLRKQVSAITKTEFVDSDAQEVVDGVIIWWRDGDGDLVDELMDALTYLSETGPIWVLTPKVGRDGHVEPSDIQDAAPTAGLSQTSSFSIAADWSATRLVARKAGKR
- a CDS encoding alpha-1,4-glucan--maltose-1-phosphate maltosyltransferase translates to MISRIAISDISPAVYFGGEFLPVKAAAGETIQVSATAVIEGHEKLGAQVALHDSKGKVVSRADMKETWPGTNRYEGSITIPAQGDYFFVVEADSTSQYRTVYGSTEKYPIRADRERALSGAWYEFFPRSEGAVKNADGTITSGTFVSATKRLPAVASMGFDVLYLPPIHPIGVAHRKGPNNSLTAGPNDPGVPWAIGNSDGGHDAINPELGTMKDFENFVAAAKKAGLEIALDLALQTSPDHPWVKSNPQWFNKRADGTIAYAENPPKKYQDIYPINFDDDYEGVRDEVLRIIRLWVSKGVKIFRVDNPHTKPVHFWQDLLDIVRRESPEVIFLAEAFTAPAMMHALGKAGFHQSYTYFTWRTSKSELTEYGREVAQQTSAFFRPNFWVNTPDINPFHLQSGNPAMFALRAVLASTLTPSWGMYAGYEIYEHRPFKEGGEEYLDSEKYEIKVRDWDGATKKGLTLAPFITQLNAIRKANPALHQLRNLVFHNTESEAIIAYSKREGKNLVLVVVNLDPSFAQGTIVHWDMNALGLEGTFAVKDLLDGKSFDWSEHQFIQLDPTRPVGKVAHICQVKL
- a CDS encoding tetratricopeptide repeat protein, with product MSNPPNFAQAVDLSSLGKPKSAPAGPTPGVEVTAANLTSEFLPLSKTRPVILFCWSPRSPESVEMLNVMGLLETSYKGAWSLGRVDIDAQPQVAQALQTQKIPYAVALINEQIVPLFEQAYPEAQIRLVLDKVLTLASEQGVGDAPVEIIEPEEEEAVTALEAGDFATAEVAYKKLLARKPADSFAKLGLAQTQLLIRTDGLVLDAVIKEATDNPTDLSLQLKAADMEIVNGGVEAAFTRLLHAVKESAGDDRNKAKDHLLSLFALVDPADPRLTAARSALANALF
- a CDS encoding DUF4032 domain-containing protein, producing MALRITGLGEEIAAVTGLPWQQSLEEWPEDPALAEKRGISRHVVRLVRATTDADAPVYAVKETVSEFANREYKVLRELTSLNAPCVEQIAVVEGRTNSAGEELPCAIVTRFLPYSLPYRVLLSGSVTAHDINTMANALALLLVRLHLLGFWWGDCSLSNTLFRRDAEGFAAYLVDAETGEFQKTLSDGQREHDLDIAMFNVAAELEDLRLSGVLYPGMDPVRAAEAVIRRYRRIWSALKERQLLDPKDRHAVERAMRQLHDLGFAVEEVSITIDGDTQLLSFQPRLVAAGYHTQRLRELMGIETEELQAKRLLASFDRYRARHENTAMTVTEMAKVWFLEVFEPTINRIPEQMRGRVERAQMFHEILENRWYLSEQKGTDVGLEFAADNYVEEILPHRRDSGVDLIAQ
- a CDS encoding peroxiredoxin; protein product: MTLTIGQAAPDFEVLNQHGEMISLSSFKGEKNVVLLFYPFAFSGICTGELCALRDDLAAFQNDNVQLLAISCDPMYAQRAFAEAEGYKFPVLADFWPHGAVAKAYGVFEESRGCSTRGTFVIDKAGILRWQVVNGLGDARNIADYKAAIAAL